A region of Saccharococcus thermophilus DNA encodes the following proteins:
- a CDS encoding cysteine desulfurase — protein MNAKEIRKLFPILNQEVNGKPLVYLDNAATSQKPLPVIEALDQYYRQYNSNVHRGVHTLGTKATDAYEGAREKVRRFINAKSTQEVIFTRGTTAALNIVAASYGRANLQEGDEIVITYMEHHSNLIPWQQVAKQTGAKLKYIPLQADGTIDMKDVEATVTANTKIVAVAHVSNVLGTINPIKDIARIAHQHGAVVVVDAAQSAPHMKIDVQDLDCDFLAFSGHKMCGPTGIGVLYGKRDLLERMEPVEFGGEMIDFVELYDSTWKELPWKFEGGTPIIAGAIGLGAAIDFLEDIGLDHIAAYEHELAQYALEQLSAVKGLTIYGPKQRGGLVTFNIDGVHPHDVATVLDAEGIAVRAGHHCAQPLMKWLNVTATARASFYLYNTKEEIDQLAAALQKAKEYFGYVF, from the coding sequence ATGAATGCGAAAGAAATCCGGAAGCTATTTCCTATTTTAAATCAGGAAGTCAACGGCAAGCCGCTCGTATACCTTGATAATGCAGCGACATCGCAAAAACCGCTCCCTGTCATTGAAGCGTTGGACCAATATTATCGCCAATATAATTCGAATGTCCATCGCGGCGTGCATACGCTTGGCACGAAGGCGACAGATGCGTATGAAGGGGCGCGGGAAAAAGTGCGGCGATTTATTAACGCTAAGTCTACCCAGGAAGTGATCTTTACAAGAGGGACGACAGCGGCGTTAAATATCGTTGCCGCCAGCTATGGCCGCGCCAATTTGCAGGAAGGCGATGAAATTGTCATCACGTATATGGAACACCATAGCAACTTGATTCCATGGCAGCAAGTTGCGAAACAGACAGGGGCCAAATTAAAATACATCCCACTGCAAGCGGATGGAACTATCGATATGAAAGATGTGGAAGCAACGGTGACCGCAAACACGAAAATCGTTGCCGTTGCCCACGTGTCTAACGTCTTAGGAACGATTAATCCAATCAAAGACATTGCGCGAATCGCCCATCAACATGGGGCGGTTGTTGTGGTCGACGCCGCGCAAAGCGCTCCGCATATGAAAATTGACGTTCAAGATCTTGATTGTGATTTTCTGGCGTTTTCTGGGCATAAGATGTGCGGTCCGACCGGAATTGGCGTATTATATGGTAAAAGAGATTTATTAGAGCGGATGGAGCCGGTAGAATTTGGCGGAGAAATGATTGATTTTGTTGAGCTGTATGATTCAACATGGAAAGAACTCCCTTGGAAATTTGAAGGTGGGACTCCAATTATTGCTGGAGCGATCGGCTTAGGCGCGGCGATTGATTTTCTCGAAGATATCGGACTCGATCACATCGCTGCCTATGAGCATGAACTGGCGCAATATGCGTTAGAGCAATTGTCCGCGGTTAAAGGACTTACGATTTACGGCCCGAAACAACGCGGCGGATTAGTTACATTTAATATAGATGGCGTTCATCCGCACGATGTAGCAACGGTTCTTGATGCGGAAGGCATCGCCGTCCGGGCCGGCCACCATTGCGCGCAGCCGTTAATGAAATGGCTGAACGTAACCGCGACAGCGCGGGCAAGTTTTTATCTCTATAATACAAAAGAAGAAATTGATCAGCTTGCTGCTGCATTACAGAAAGCGAAGGAGTATTTTGGCTATGTCTTCTAA
- the sufU gene encoding Fe-S cluster assembly sulfur transfer protein SufU has protein sequence MSSNNPLDQLYRQVIMDHYKNPRNRGVLEGNSVDINMNNPTCGDRIHLTMKVEDGKIADVKFEGEGCSISMSSASMMTQAIKGKTVEEALKLAHIFSDMMQGKEYDDSVDLGDIEALQGVSKFPARIKCATLAWKAMEKGLHQH, from the coding sequence ATGTCTTCTAATAATCCTTTAGATCAACTTTATCGCCAAGTCATTATGGATCATTATAAAAATCCGAGAAATCGTGGTGTCCTAGAAGGAAACAGCGTCGATATCAATATGAATAACCCGACCTGCGGTGACCGCATTCATTTAACGATGAAAGTGGAAGATGGGAAAATCGCTGATGTAAAGTTTGAAGGCGAAGGATGTTCGATTTCGATGTCATCGGCATCGATGATGACGCAGGCGATTAAAGGAAAAACAGTGGAAGAAGCGTTAAAGCTAGCCCATATCTTTTCGGATATGATGCAGGGAAAAGAATATGACGATTCGGTCGATTTAGGCGATATTGAAGCGTTGCAAGGCGTTTCGAAGTTTCCGGCCCGCATTAAATGCGCTACGTTAGCATGGAAGGCAATGGAAAAAGGTTTGCATCAACATTAA
- the sufB gene encoding Fe-S cluster assembly protein SufB, which yields MAKKAPEIGEYKYGFVDKDVSVFRAQRGLTREVVEEISRMKNEPQWMLEFRLRALDIFYSKPMPQWGGDLSSLDFDEITYYVKPTEKSGRSWDEVPAEIKATFDKLGIPEAEQKYLAGVSAQYESEVVYHNMKEDLEKLGVIFKDTDSALKENEDLFREYFAKVVPPTDNKFAALNSAVWSGGSFIYVPKGVKVETPLQAYFRINSENMGQFERTLIIVDEGAHVHYVEGCTAPIYTTNSLHSAVVEIIVKKGAYCRYTTIQNWANNVFNLVTKRAVCEENATMEWIDGNIGSKLTMKYPAVILKGEGARGLTLSIAIAGRGQHQDAGAKMIHLAPNTSSTIVSKSISKQGGKVTYRGMVHFGRKASGSRSNIECDTLILDNQSTSDTIPYNEILNDNISLEHEAKVSKVSEEQLFYLMSRGISEQEATEMIVMGFIEPFTRELPMEYAVEMNRLIKFEMEGSIG from the coding sequence ATGGCGAAGAAAGCACCAGAAATCGGCGAATATAAGTATGGGTTCGTCGATAAAGACGTATCGGTATTCCGCGCGCAGCGCGGGTTGACACGGGAAGTGGTTGAAGAAATTTCCCGTATGAAAAACGAGCCGCAATGGATGCTGGAATTTCGCTTAAGGGCGTTAGATATTTTCTATAGCAAACCAATGCCGCAATGGGGCGGCGATTTATCAAGCCTAGATTTTGACGAAATTACGTATTATGTAAAACCGACGGAAAAATCGGGCCGTTCTTGGGATGAAGTGCCGGCGGAAATTAAAGCAACATTTGATAAGCTGGGGATTCCTGAAGCCGAGCAAAAATATTTAGCCGGCGTATCGGCGCAATACGAATCCGAAGTGGTATACCACAATATGAAAGAAGATTTGGAAAAACTAGGAGTTATCTTTAAAGACACGGACTCGGCTTTAAAAGAAAACGAAGATCTTTTCCGTGAATATTTTGCTAAAGTCGTTCCTCCTACCGACAATAAATTTGCTGCGCTAAACTCGGCCGTATGGTCGGGCGGTTCGTTCATTTACGTTCCGAAAGGGGTAAAAGTGGAAACGCCGTTGCAAGCATATTTCCGTATTAACTCGGAAAATATGGGACAATTTGAGCGCACGCTGATTATCGTTGATGAAGGGGCGCACGTTCATTACGTCGAAGGATGTACGGCGCCGATTTACACAACAAACTCACTGCATAGCGCGGTCGTTGAAATTATTGTCAAAAAAGGTGCGTACTGCCGTTACACGACCATTCAAAACTGGGCAAACAACGTGTTTAACCTTGTAACGAAACGTGCGGTTTGTGAAGAAAACGCAACGATGGAATGGATCGATGGCAACATTGGTTCCAAATTAACGATGAAATATCCAGCTGTTATTTTAAAAGGAGAAGGAGCTCGCGGCTTGACCTTATCGATTGCGATTGCCGGAAGGGGGCAGCATCAAGACGCAGGGGCGAAAATGATTCACCTTGCGCCAAACACCTCGTCGACGATCGTATCGAAGTCGATTTCGAAACAAGGCGGTAAAGTGACATATCGCGGAATGGTGCACTTTGGCCGTAAAGCGTCCGGTTCGCGTTCGAACATCGAGTGCGATACGCTGATTCTTGATAACCAATCGACATCAGATACGATCCCATATAACGAAATTTTAAATGACAATATTTCTCTCGAACATGAAGCGAAAGTATCGAAAGTGTCGGAAGAGCAGCTGTTCTATCTTATGAGCCGCGGTATTTCCGAACAGGAAGCAACAGAAATGATTGTTATGGGCTTTATCGAGCCGTTTACAAGAGAGCTTCCGATGGAATATGCGGTCGAAATGAACCGGCTCATTAAGTTCGAAATGGAAGGGTCTATCGGTTAA
- a CDS encoding DUF72 domain-containing protein: protein MIYIGLTGWGDHDSLYPPGLAAKDKLQEYAAYFPTVEVDSYFYAIQPRQNVEKWIRETPDSFRFVVKAYQGMTGHERGPIPYSNKEEMFAAFLDSIDPFIQSGKLAMVLFQFPPWFDCRREHVAYLRWCKAQMKDIPAALEFRHRSWFSPRFYAKTLQFMKEEGWIHSICDEPQAGEGSIPTVLYPTDEEKTFIRFHGRNIHGWNKATSGENWRAVRYLYRYREEELREWVNHIEMLKAKTKDIYVLFNNNSGGDAADNAKQLIRLLGIEYTDLAPRQLDLF from the coding sequence ATGATTTATATAGGGTTGACAGGTTGGGGCGACCACGATAGCTTATACCCGCCTGGTCTTGCCGCGAAAGATAAACTGCAAGAATATGCCGCCTATTTTCCTACGGTAGAAGTCGACTCCTATTTTTATGCCATTCAGCCGCGGCAAAATGTCGAAAAGTGGATTCGCGAAACTCCCGATTCTTTTCGTTTTGTTGTCAAAGCGTATCAAGGAATGACCGGACATGAGCGTGGTCCGATTCCGTATTCCAATAAGGAAGAAATGTTTGCCGCGTTTTTGGATTCGATTGATCCATTTATCCAGTCGGGAAAACTGGCGATGGTATTGTTTCAATTTCCGCCATGGTTTGATTGCCGCCGCGAGCATGTCGCGTATTTGCGCTGGTGCAAGGCGCAAATGAAAGATATTCCAGCAGCGTTGGAATTTCGCCACCGCTCCTGGTTTTCCCCACGTTTTTATGCAAAGACGTTACAATTTATGAAAGAGGAAGGATGGATCCACAGCATTTGTGACGAACCACAAGCTGGAGAAGGATCGATTCCGACCGTGCTTTATCCGACGGATGAGGAAAAAACGTTTATTCGTTTTCATGGCCGCAACATCCATGGCTGGAATAAGGCGACAAGCGGGGAAAATTGGCGGGCGGTCCGATATTTGTACCGGTATCGGGAAGAAGAATTGCGCGAATGGGTCAATCATATCGAGATGTTAAAAGCGAAGACGAAAGATATTTATGTGTTGTTTAACAACAACTCTGGCGGGGATGCGGCCGATAATGCGAAACAATTGATCCGTTTGCTCGGGATTGAATATACGGATTTAGCCCCGCGCCAGCTCGATTTATTTTAG
- a CDS encoding sulfite exporter TauE/SafE family protein codes for MEYILLVMVGFLAGTIGSLVGLGGGVIIVPSLLFLGAMHWLPHVTPQLAVGTSLVVIIFNGLSSTLSYMKEKMVDYKSGLLFFIGSGPGAIIGAWVNNTLSLQHFSLYFGLFLVSIAFFLSFNKKNAARSERKAFPITRTYVTNEGETVTYGYHPLVAIVISFVVGFFGGMFGIGGGSLMVPAMIILFLFPPHVAVATSMFMIFLSSMVSSLTHVFMGNVQWLFALALIPGVWFGAKTGAFINKRLRSKTVVIVLRIVLVLLGIRLIYQSFS; via the coding sequence ATGGAGTATATATTGCTGGTCATGGTCGGCTTTTTAGCAGGCACGATTGGAAGTTTGGTCGGTTTAGGCGGTGGCGTCATTATTGTTCCCTCTTTGCTATTTTTAGGAGCGATGCATTGGCTGCCGCACGTCACTCCGCAATTGGCGGTTGGCACTTCGCTCGTCGTCATTATTTTCAATGGTCTATCCTCGACTTTGTCGTATATGAAAGAAAAAATGGTCGATTATAAAAGCGGGCTTTTGTTTTTTATCGGAAGCGGTCCCGGGGCGATCATTGGCGCGTGGGTTAATAACACATTAAGCTTGCAGCATTTTTCTTTATATTTTGGTCTTTTTTTAGTGTCTATAGCATTCTTTTTATCTTTCAATAAAAAGAACGCGGCGCGTTCAGAGCGGAAGGCTTTTCCTATTACCCGCACGTATGTAACGAATGAAGGGGAAACGGTGACGTATGGGTATCATCCGCTCGTCGCTATTGTCATCTCTTTTGTCGTTGGCTTTTTTGGCGGCATGTTTGGCATTGGCGGCGGTTCGCTAATGGTGCCGGCGATGATTATATTGTTTCTCTTCCCGCCTCATGTAGCGGTAGCGACTTCGATGTTTATGATCTTTTTATCCTCAATGGTCAGCTCGCTTACACATGTGTTTATGGGAAATGTGCAATGGCTATTTGCGCTCGCCTTAATCCCGGGGGTTTGGTTCGGAGCCAAAACAGGCGCTTTTATTAATAAACGTCTGCGCAGTAAAACCGTTGTCATCGTTTTGCGGATTGTGCTTGTTCTTTTAGGAATCCGCCTTATTTACCAAAGCTTTTCATAA
- a CDS encoding 5'-nucleotidase C-terminal domain-containing protein, whose translation MYHTNDVHSHFEYWPRISYFLSEQRQKHQQRNEAMLLFDIGDFIDRFHPITEATKGKANVDLLNALQYDAVTIGNNEGITLDYEDLNTLYENARFPVLVANLFHKDGTRPSWVRPYSIIPISDAFRIGVIGVTAYFAESYELLGWKVAPPLEMLESIAAEVKKQADLVILLSHLGIHEDEKIAQTMLDIDIILGGHTHHLFPEGKRIHDTLLCGAGKYGKYIGVVKLEIEESDRTYEALATVVDAESFPNSERMQRTLSIWEQQSLAKLEAEQIVELKEDLPLQWFSPSPFAKLLASALKEWCDAEIGMVNAGVLLEPLPKGIVTRKDLHRICPHPINPCKVQLRGAELKEIILQANTDRMKYLQFKGFGFRGKVMGQMVYDGVEFEMEREEDGAEYIRHMTINGEPLNPEQLYEVATIDMFTIGNFYPQIQHAPNKKYYMPEFLRDVLAWKLANQK comes from the coding sequence ATATATCATACGAATGATGTGCATAGCCATTTTGAGTATTGGCCAAGAATTTCCTATTTTTTGTCCGAGCAAAGACAAAAGCATCAACAGCGGAATGAGGCGATGCTGTTATTTGACATCGGCGATTTTATTGACCGTTTTCACCCGATTACCGAGGCGACAAAGGGAAAAGCGAATGTCGATTTACTGAATGCGCTTCAGTATGATGCGGTCACAATCGGAAATAATGAAGGAATTACCCTTGATTACGAAGATTTAAATACGCTGTATGAAAACGCTCGTTTCCCCGTGCTTGTCGCCAATTTATTTCACAAAGACGGCACGCGCCCTTCATGGGTACGCCCCTATTCGATTATTCCGATTTCCGATGCATTTCGCATCGGCGTTATCGGTGTCACAGCGTATTTCGCCGAATCTTATGAGCTGCTTGGCTGGAAAGTGGCACCGCCGCTTGAAATGCTCGAGAGCATTGCGGCAGAAGTAAAAAAACAAGCGGATCTTGTCATTTTATTGTCGCATTTAGGCATTCATGAGGATGAAAAAATTGCACAGACCATGCTGGACATTGACATTATCCTAGGCGGCCATACGCACCACTTGTTTCCAGAAGGAAAAAGAATTCATGATACGTTACTATGTGGGGCAGGAAAATATGGAAAGTATATTGGGGTAGTAAAGCTGGAAATCGAGGAAAGCGACCGTACATATGAAGCGTTAGCGACGGTAGTTGATGCCGAGAGTTTTCCAAACTCGGAGCGAATGCAGCGCACTTTATCGATATGGGAGCAGCAAAGCCTAGCAAAGCTCGAAGCGGAGCAAATTGTAGAACTAAAAGAAGATTTGCCGTTGCAATGGTTTTCGCCATCTCCGTTTGCTAAGCTGCTCGCATCGGCGTTAAAAGAATGGTGCGATGCGGAAATTGGCATGGTGAATGCGGGAGTCCTGTTAGAGCCGCTTCCGAAAGGAATAGTCACTAGAAAGGATTTGCACCGCATTTGCCCGCATCCGATCAATCCTTGCAAAGTCCAGCTGCGCGGCGCGGAATTAAAGGAGATTATTTTACAAGCAAATACAGACAGAATGAAATACTTACAATTTAAAGGGTTTGGTTTTCGCGGCAAAGTGATGGGGCAAATGGTTTATGACGGGGTTGAGTTCGAGATGGAAAGAGAAGAAGATGGTGCGGAGTATATCCGCCACATGACGATCAATGGCGAGCCGTTAAACCCGGAACAACTATATGAGGTGGCCACGATCGATATGTTTACGATCGGAAATTTTTATCCGCAAATCCAGCATGCGCCAAACAAAAAATATTACATGCCGGAGTTTTTACGGGATGTGTTGGCATGGAAGCTAGCGAATCAAAAATAA
- a CDS encoding YunC family protein, translated as MINVTPIMIDHHPFIAISVQLPKTNLLAVANEKGYIMCGALDVALLNEKLRDRGIIAGRAVGVRTIEQLLEAPLESVTVAAEELGITVGMKGKDALLKMR; from the coding sequence ATGATTAACGTAACTCCGATTATGATCGATCATCATCCATTCATCGCGATTTCTGTCCAATTGCCAAAAACAAACTTGCTTGCCGTAGCAAATGAAAAAGGGTACATCATGTGCGGTGCGCTCGATGTGGCGCTATTGAACGAAAAGTTGCGCGACCGCGGAATTATTGCCGGAAGAGCGGTCGGCGTCCGTACGATTGAACAACTGCTTGAGGCGCCTTTGGAATCGGTGACGGTGGCCGCCGAAGAGCTGGGAATTACGGTCGGCATGAAAGGAAAAGATGCGTTATTGAAGATGCGGTGA
- the yunB gene encoding sporulation protein YunB: MPRFPIRLRFSKRGPLPFRYVFLLTFVFFMFTTALSLWIVNKEIQPILMEIAETETKRIANLVISNAIERQFLKEDKEMSDLVIVHKDSDGKIASVDFNTAVVNRIYAKTDDYVMESLKAATEGRIERLVLPEVEKKKGESRGIIYYIPFGQITNNSLLGNLGPRIPVQFQVIGNVETQVTKEIKPFGINSALIEIDIHVSVDIQVVIPFASKATTVSTNVPIAMHVIQGEVPQFYNNGGNGGSSFSIPSH; encoded by the coding sequence TTGCCTAGATTTCCCATTCGCCTTCGGTTTTCAAAAAGAGGCCCGCTTCCCTTTCGCTATGTGTTTTTGCTGACGTTTGTGTTTTTTATGTTTACCACTGCGCTAAGCCTTTGGATTGTAAATAAAGAGATCCAGCCGATTTTAATGGAAATTGCCGAAACGGAAACAAAGCGGATTGCTAATTTAGTGATTAGTAACGCGATCGAACGGCAGTTTTTAAAAGAAGATAAAGAAATGAGCGATTTGGTCATCGTACATAAAGACTCTGACGGCAAAATCGCTTCGGTTGATTTTAATACCGCTGTGGTGAATCGGATTTACGCAAAGACGGACGACTACGTGATGGAAAGTTTAAAGGCGGCAACGGAAGGAAGAATAGAAAGGCTCGTGCTTCCTGAAGTGGAAAAGAAAAAAGGGGAAAGCAGAGGGATTATTTACTATATTCCTTTTGGCCAAATCACGAACAATTCGCTTCTCGGTAATCTCGGGCCGCGTATTCCCGTGCAGTTTCAAGTCATTGGCAATGTAGAAACCCAAGTGACGAAAGAAATTAAACCATTTGGGATTAACAGCGCGTTGATTGAAATAGATATTCACGTTTCTGTCGATATTCAAGTAGTCATTCCATTTGCGTCAAAAGCGACAACGGTTTCCACGAATGTTCCGATCGCGATGCACGTGATTCAAGGAGAGGTTCCGCAATTTTATAATAACGGCGGCAATGGTGGCTCTTCTTTCAGTATACCATCACATTGA
- a CDS encoding IS1634 family transposase yields the protein MNVQVKKVYRNSYLNIISALFKKLGLPQLIDHLVPVDPQCQTRVSDAVQAILYNVFDGRQALVHLEHWAQEVDCEKLIRPDLHPSWLNDDALARHLDRLYEAGIHNVISTCLIHIYRKEGLSLRAFHADTTDKTVYGAYESASLEALQITHGYNRHHRWQKQIGFGLVGNEDGIPFYGDVHDGNLPDKTWNPEVLSRVHEQLKQAKIEDEWIYVADSAAMTKETLAQTKAANAFLITRGPSSLRIVKTALAEADAEDTTWSDPFTLAERNGATYRVWETASTYEGHPVRLIVVESSALDQRKGKTLEKERTKEAELLREEQARWERHPFSCREDAEQALASLKASLRPRFHRVEAAVEEIVRLKKRRGRPKKGAEPEVETLYFLHLDVEFDQDAWEQARRKASRFVLVTTVPKEWKGQPMDAQEILKLYKGQISVEMNFAFLKDPFFTDEIYVKKPERVAVLGYLFLLALAIYRVFQRRVRQFITPEHPLKGPGGRKLTRPTGQAIFQLFQYVNVVLFKLPDGRIQRSLDRSLTPDQRRILQGLGMDESIYV from the coding sequence ATGAACGTTCAAGTCAAAAAGGTCTATCGCAATTCTTATTTGAATATAATAAGTGCCCTATTCAAGAAACTGGGTCTGCCTCAATTGATTGACCATCTCGTGCCCGTCGATCCGCAGTGCCAAACGCGAGTCAGCGATGCCGTTCAGGCCATCCTCTACAATGTGTTTGACGGCCGGCAAGCCCTTGTTCACTTGGAACATTGGGCTCAGGAGGTCGATTGTGAGAAACTCATCCGTCCCGATCTCCATCCTTCCTGGTTGAACGACGATGCGTTGGCCCGTCATCTCGATCGCCTGTATGAGGCTGGCATTCACAACGTCATCAGCACTTGCTTGATTCATATTTATCGAAAAGAAGGCCTTTCCCTCCGAGCCTTCCACGCCGATACGACGGACAAGACCGTTTACGGCGCGTATGAATCGGCCTCGTTAGAGGCCTTACAAATCACACATGGCTACAACCGCCATCATCGTTGGCAAAAACAGATCGGTTTCGGACTGGTCGGCAACGAGGACGGCATCCCGTTTTACGGCGATGTGCACGATGGCAACCTGCCCGATAAAACATGGAATCCCGAGGTGCTGTCTCGTGTCCATGAACAGCTGAAGCAGGCCAAAATCGAAGACGAATGGATTTACGTGGCCGATTCCGCCGCGATGACGAAAGAGACCCTGGCGCAAACCAAAGCGGCCAACGCCTTTTTGATCACCAGAGGCCCTTCGTCGCTCCGGATCGTGAAAACCGCGCTGGCCGAAGCGGATGCTGAGGACACGACGTGGAGCGATCCCTTTACGTTGGCGGAGAGAAACGGCGCCACGTACCGGGTATGGGAAACGGCCTCGACGTATGAAGGCCACCCCGTTCGGCTGATCGTTGTTGAATCGAGCGCGCTCGACCAGCGAAAAGGAAAGACGCTTGAAAAAGAACGAACCAAAGAAGCGGAGCTTCTTCGCGAGGAACAAGCCCGTTGGGAGCGTCACCCCTTCTCCTGCCGGGAAGATGCCGAACAAGCCTTGGCGTCCCTCAAGGCGTCCCTTCGCCCCCGGTTTCATCGGGTTGAGGCCGCGGTCGAAGAGATCGTACGCCTGAAAAAACGGCGCGGACGGCCGAAAAAAGGGGCGGAACCCGAGGTGGAGACGCTGTATTTCTTGCACCTTGACGTCGAATTCGACCAAGACGCGTGGGAACAGGCGAGACGGAAAGCGTCCCGGTTTGTCCTTGTCACGACCGTTCCGAAGGAATGGAAGGGCCAACCCATGGATGCCCAAGAGATCTTGAAGCTGTATAAAGGGCAGATCTCGGTGGAAATGAACTTCGCTTTTTTGAAAGATCCGTTTTTCACGGATGAGATTTACGTCAAAAAACCAGAACGGGTCGCAGTATTAGGCTATTTGTTTCTGTTGGCCTTGGCTATTTACCGCGTTTTTCAGCGCCGAGTGCGTCAGTTTATTACTCCAGAACACCCGTTGAAGGGTCCTGGAGGCCGCAAGCTGACCCGGCCGACGGGACAGGCGATTTTTCAGCTGTTTCAATATGTGAACGTCGTCCTGTTCAAGCTGCCGGATGGGCGCATCCAACGCTCACTGGATCGCTCCCTTACCCCTGATCAGCGAAGGATTCTGCAGGGATTGGGCATGGATGAGAGCATCTACGTGTAA
- the gndA gene encoding NADP-dependent phosphogluconate dehydrogenase, whose protein sequence is MAKQQIGVIGLAVMGKNLALNIESKGYSVAVYNRSREKTDEFLQEAQGKNIVGTYSIEEFVNALEKPRKILLMVKAGAPTDATIEQLKPYLEKGDILIDGGNTYFKDTQRRNKELAELGIHFIGTGVSGGEEGALKGPSIMPGGQKEAHELVRPIFEAIAAKVDGEPCTTYIGPDGAGHYVKMVHNGIEYGDMQLIAEAYFLLKHVLGLNAQELHEVFAEWNKGELNSYLIEITADIFTKIDEETGKPLVDVILDKAGQKGTGKWTSQNALDLGVPLPIITESVFARFISAMKDERVKASKLLSGPAVKPFEGDRDHFIEAVRRALYMSKICSYAQGFAQMKAASEEYNWNLQYGNIAMIFRGGCIIRAQFLQKIKEAYDRDPQLPNLLLDPYFKDIVENYQEALREIIAVAVMRGIPVPAFSSALAYYDSYRTETLPANLIQAQRDYFGAHTYERIDKEGIFHTEWLKK, encoded by the coding sequence ATGGCAAAACAACAAATTGGCGTCATTGGGTTAGCAGTAATGGGAAAAAACCTTGCGTTAAATATCGAAAGCAAGGGATATTCCGTTGCCGTGTACAACCGTTCTCGGGAAAAAACGGACGAATTTTTGCAAGAAGCGCAAGGAAAAAATATTGTCGGTACATATAGCATCGAAGAATTTGTCAATGCGCTTGAAAAGCCGCGTAAAATTTTGTTAATGGTGAAAGCAGGCGCACCAACGGATGCAACAATTGAACAATTAAAGCCATATCTAGAAAAAGGCGATATTTTAATCGACGGCGGCAATACGTATTTCAAAGATACACAACGCCGCAATAAAGAATTAGCGGAACTTGGCATTCATTTTATCGGTACGGGCGTTTCCGGCGGCGAAGAAGGCGCGTTAAAAGGTCCGTCGATTATGCCTGGTGGCCAAAAAGAAGCACATGAGCTTGTGCGCCCAATTTTTGAAGCGATCGCCGCGAAAGTGGACGGCGAGCCATGCACGACGTACATCGGTCCGGATGGCGCCGGCCACTATGTAAAAATGGTGCATAATGGCATTGAATACGGGGATATGCAGCTTATTGCCGAAGCGTACTTTTTATTAAAGCATGTTCTTGGTTTAAACGCGCAAGAATTGCATGAAGTATTTGCTGAATGGAATAAAGGCGAATTAAACAGCTATTTAATTGAAATTACGGCTGATATTTTCACGAAAATCGATGAAGAAACAGGCAAGCCGCTTGTCGATGTCATTTTGGACAAGGCGGGTCAAAAAGGCACGGGAAAATGGACAAGCCAAAATGCGCTTGATTTAGGAGTGCCGCTTCCAATCATCACAGAATCGGTGTTTGCCCGCTTTATTTCAGCGATGAAAGATGAACGCGTGAAAGCAAGCAAGCTCCTTTCCGGTCCGGCGGTGAAGCCGTTTGAAGGCGACCGCGATCACTTTATCGAAGCGGTGCGCCGCGCGCTGTACATGAGCAAAATTTGTTCGTATGCCCAAGGCTTTGCGCAAATGAAAGCAGCGTCTGAGGAATATAACTGGAACTTGCAGTACGGCAATATCGCGATGATTTTCCGCGGCGGCTGCATCATTCGCGCGCAATTTTTGCAAAAAATTAAAGAGGCGTACGACCGCGATCCGCAGCTGCCAAACTTATTGCTCGACCCGTATTTCAAAGACATCGTTGAAAATTATCAGGAAGCGCTGCGCGAAATTATTGCGGTGGCCGTGATGCGCGGGATTCCGGTTCCGGCATTCTCAAGCGCATTAGCTTATTACGACAGCTACCGGACGGAAACATTGCCGGCAAACTTAATTCAGGCACAGCGCGACTATTTTGGTGCGCATACGTATGAGCGCATTGATAAAGAAGGCATTTTCCATACAGAGTGGCTGAAAAAATAA